The genomic DNA AGATCAAAGAAACGGGTGGTTGGGTAAAAGGGCGGGCTGGTTCGCCGACCAGGAATATGGGTAAGAGTGGTGGATTTAGATTCATCTACCTTCTCTTCCGTGTTCAACATGACATTTACCTCCAAACCGTTTATGACCATCGGCCCAAGAAGGATTTGACCCCGGATGAAAAGAAAGCATTAAAGGCCGCCGCAGTTGAGATCAAGAAGGCCTACGAGTTGAACGAGGGTAAAAAATGAGTACTAAAACTAAAGGGTTCAAAGAATTCAGCGCCAGCTTGCGTGAAGGGGTAAAGTTCGCCCAAGGCAAGAAAGCCAATGTCAAAGTAGAAGAGATTCTGATCAAAACCACGGGCGCTGACATTAAAGAAGCTCGTCAAATACTGAAAGTTTCCCAACCTCAGTTTGCGAATCTCATGGCGGTTAGTCCTGAAACAGTGAAGAAGTGGGAACAGGGAAAGAATCCGATCCCTGCTGCTGTTGGTTATTGGGCCGAAGGATTAAAAACTCGTCCTGAAACGACCAAGCGTCTTTTATTTGAAATGGTGGGTCATTTCACAAAGGGTGCAACCCGGTTCGCCGGACATTAAGCAAATTGATGTGAAAAAAGCTCTCGGAATTCCGAGGGCTTTTTTTATTTAAGGGGCCTGCAAAGAAACGAGGAAGAATGGCGATTAAAAGTAAGACGACTATTATTCTGGGTGCAGGGGCAAGTTATCCGTATGGTTTTCCTCTTGGCACCGAATTATTGAAACAAATAATCGAGCTAAAGGGGAACTCCGATTTTTTGTCCAAACTTGAAACTGCATTTCCCGGCCCTATGGGGAAAACTAGTAAGCCTTCTGCTCAAGAGGAATATCAAGAACTTACCGATTTATTGGAACGGAGTGGGTTGCAATCAATTGATGCATTTATGGTTGCGCAACCCAAAATGGCTGAAAAATCCAAATTCGCAATCGCCTACTTGTTACTACATTGCGAAGAAAAAAATCCTAATGTAAACGCTGAGAAGAATCGCGGAGATTGGTACCGCTATTTATACAATGAATATTTATCGGGGGCATCGGCCCCAAGCATAAAAGCAATTATTGATAACGAAGTGAGGTTTATAACCTTTAATTATGATGTCTCTCTTGAGCGATTTTTCTTCAACGCATTAGATAGTAAATTTGGACGTAGTGATGCTTTGCTATTTTTTAAGTCAATCCCAATAAAACATATACATGGGAAGATTCGGATTTTGCCTTGGGAAGCCGGAACAACAGCCGCTGATTTTTTATTCCACCTGGATACCGCCAAGATCAAAGAATACTCTCAAGGCATAAACTATGTTCACGAAAATAAAAATGATTCCAGCATGGATGCGACCAGAGCTTTATTGACCGATTCGGAAAACATTGTGTTTCTGGGTTTTGGTTATGACCAAAGAAACGTTGAAATATTAAGAGTGGATTGGCACCGAGCAAATACTCACTTTTATGGAACTTTTTTTGGAATGGAGGAAGGGGAGGTTGAAAAAAAGTTAAGACTCGTTGGCGTCAAAAACGGTGGAAATTTCACTTGCGGAAAGACTGATGACGATTCATTTGTTTTTTTAAAAAAGATAGCCAACAAAATTAACTGAAAAATATTGGCGCTGGCAAATCCTTCCCCCCTGGCCTCGGTTACCTTCGGTGATCCTTGACACACATCTTCCCCGGGGTTTTGCTCCTTGTTCCTTAGTTCTAAAATAGGAGTCGCAATGAAATCGGGTTATCTATACGTTTTGGTCCACCCATCTGATCCTAACCTTTACAAAATCGGTGTGACTACTCAAAGTCCCGAGAAACGATTGGCCGCACACAACAGCAAGTACGAAGAATACACGGGCAAAATCGTAAAAAAGACCGGTCAGAAATGGGAAATCAAAACATACATTTCCGTCCCAGATCCTTATTGGGCTGAATCTGTTTTTTGGGGTGCAACGGGATTGGCAGATATCCCGTATCGAGGTGGTGTTGAAATTGAAAAGATGGAATGGAAAACAGTACAGGTGGGTTTAGAAGCGGCGAAAAAAGCCGGTATTCGTCCCCCGGAGCCAATACCCGATTGGGTTTATACATATACGGCGCGGGTGAATAAGCGACTGGAGGGACGAGAGATAAAACTTTTAGGACAAGTTCGAAGTATGTTTGGGAAAGCCAACTTTCAATGTAGCAATGGCCATGAATGGCGGACGACACCTGAAAATGTAGCTGAAGGCGAAGGCTGTCCGAAGTGTGGGATAGGTGGAAGGACCCCGGAGGAAATTAGGCAAGCCGTAAAACCAGGGCGTCTCTGTCTTTTAACTAATCCCAACAAACCAGGATTTATTAAGATCGTGCTGATAGACAGCACACATGAACAAACTACTGATGAAAGTTTTTGGCAGGGTTGGGAGGTGCATCG from bacterium includes the following:
- a CDS encoding GIY-YIG nuclease family protein, translated to MKSGYLYVLVHPSDPNLYKIGVTTQSPEKRLAAHNSKYEEYTGKIVKKTGQKWEIKTYISVPDPYWAESVFWGATGLADIPYRGGVEIEKMEWKTVQVGLEAAKKAGIRPPEPIPDWVYTYTARVNKRLEGREIKLLGQVRSMFGKANFQCSNGHEWRTTPENVAEGEGCPKCGIGGRTPEEIRQAVKPGRLCLLTNPNKPGFIKIVLIDSTHEQTTDESFWQGWEVHRYRNVEESALAESTIWELLGIPKPDGNEPIKMDLKKAEQAFRDLIYRMQSEIASAEKKKENGSK